One segment of Dolichospermum sp. DET69 DNA contains the following:
- a CDS encoding Uma2 family endonuclease — protein sequence MQTTESPLQLRLWTVDEYHRMAEAGIFEPSERVELLEGKIIWMVAKGTAHRSAVGRTYKLLENRIGHKACIAIQDPVKLNQRSEPEPDIAVVKIDPLDYADHHPTPAEIYLIIEVADSSLKLDTEIKAQAYSQAGIKDYWVLDVVKRELIVFRNPTTEGYQNQAIITEHQIISPLDFPDLEIVVAEMLPIV from the coding sequence ATGCAAACCACAGAATCACCCTTACAATTGCGGCTGTGGACTGTTGATGAATACCACAGAATGGCTGAAGCAGGAATATTTGAGCCAAGTGAACGGGTAGAATTATTAGAAGGGAAAATAATTTGGATGGTTGCTAAAGGAACAGCCCACCGTTCAGCAGTGGGGAGAACATATAAGTTGTTGGAAAACAGAATCGGTCATAAAGCTTGTATCGCTATTCAAGACCCTGTAAAATTAAATCAACGGTCTGAACCAGAACCAGATATTGCTGTAGTGAAAATAGATCCGCTAGACTATGCAGACCATCATCCTACCCCAGCAGAAATTTATCTAATTATTGAAGTTGCAGATAGCAGTTTAAAATTAGATACAGAAATTAAAGCTCAGGCTTATTCTCAAGCAGGAATTAAAGATTATTGGGTGTTAGATGTAGTCAAGCGTGAATTAATTGTATTTAGAAATCCTACAACTGAAGGTTATCAAAATCAAGCAATTATCACCGAACATCAAATAATATCTCCTCTAGATTTTCCTGATTTAGAAATTGTAGTTGCTGAGATGCTACCAATTGTCTGA
- a CDS encoding type II toxin-antitoxin system VapC family toxin — MYLLDTNICIAIIKGNENVVSHFHKKHESCYLATLVLAELYKGVYCSSKVERNLDNLQRFASLLPIIDFDEKAAIEFGKIQYELRKIGKPTGQLDALIAAVAICNNCILVTDNTRHFENISNLLIENWLKL, encoded by the coding sequence ATGTATTTACTAGATACTAATATTTGTATTGCGATAATTAAGGGCAATGAGAATGTTGTATCACATTTTCATAAAAAACATGAATCTTGCTATCTTGCGACTTTAGTATTAGCTGAATTATATAAAGGGGTTTATTGTTCAAGTAAGGTTGAGCGTAATTTGGATAATTTACAAAGGTTTGCTAGTCTATTACCAATTATAGATTTTGATGAAAAAGCAGCTATTGAGTTTGGAAAAATTCAGTATGAATTGAGGAAAATTGGTAAACCAACGGGACAATTAGATGCTTTAATTGCTGCTGTGGCTATTTGTAATAATTGTATTTTAGTAACTGATAATACTCGTCATTTTGAAAATATTAGTAATTTGTTGATAGAAAACTGGTTAAAATTATAA
- a CDS encoding glycoside hydrolase family 15 protein produces MNTSTTPPIRLDFYYQQIKTIILARQNPITGLLPASTAITAHGDYTDAWVRDNVYSILAVWGLALAYRKLDHDHGRTYELEHSVVKLMRGLLFAMMRQSHKVETFKHTQSLLDGLHAKYNTSTGDIVVGDDEWGHLQLDATSIFLLMLAQMTASGLSIIFTLDEVNFVQNLVYYIGRAYRTPDFGIWERGNKINHGSAELNASSLGMAKAALESINGLNLFGVHGSQASVIHVLPDEIARARITLESLLPRESGSKEIDAALLSIISYPAFAVKDEQLRERTFNEIIHKLAGKYGCKRFLKDGHQTVLENSDRLHYEPSELKQFENIECEWPLFFTYLVLDGLFRGEQAQVEKYQTLLKSLLVEENGLQLLPEIYYVPEENIEAEKLDPQSQLRLPNENIPLVWAQSLYYLGEMLSEGLISLGDIDPLGRHLNVGKNRSSLVQIALIAEDETLQEQLEVYGIETQTPTQLVPIQVRKSEELSQIYTQIGRNDQLGLTGRPLRRLRSLTTSRFFRIQDQTVVFLPSFLDSQQFYLTLDSHFLLDEIRGELAYIQKYWSELGRPTLTLMITRTMLETGSQALLELMQELKDGICNGVKVKLGKLNQLMLTAAIQRVDFLSDTILSQSPVTNRGIRCYYLTSHLEKSWCLGHTQEFQMECETNLDLLLDYLRSSENIYEQIELLQTLTRLQGLEFDTGYAGPSHTVTVADLLDEVYTKAGDMGIWAVVRRAAGLRQMLDIGLSEAVTSILVQGKQIAVGRAYSQASLMVVPMPGNEIVEKINNFCREDIRDRVLTQEVLIYLGVLIKSEPELFRGFLTLRVGYLILLITSEIAREFNLTQDEAYEQLMQLSPFEVKMRLRQVLTGYSGVSSLLRQQELLHVKQKESDIAWVFLPVIREEIEVPADGWRRFRQAEGALNRVPKDFFKQVWLLMQHCKGLVIGDKLERRNRLESEVMLSEMTAGERNFALLVEHLLNKIEAPEYRQVNVEALMELATIVANNPSLQVEEYIVLDVLIGHAVRLAWLENHPHRSDRYDEDKSHAWPSFYNSSPQDCANYILKAFRFLTEFVEDI; encoded by the coding sequence ATGAACACATCCACCACACCACCAATTCGCTTAGATTTTTACTATCAGCAAATCAAGACAATAATTTTAGCCCGTCAAAACCCCATTACTGGTTTATTACCAGCGAGTACCGCTATTACTGCTCATGGCGATTATACAGATGCCTGGGTGCGAGATAATGTTTATAGTATTTTAGCAGTTTGGGGTTTAGCCCTAGCTTATCGCAAGTTAGATCATGATCATGGTCGCACCTATGAATTAGAACATAGTGTTGTTAAACTAATGCGTGGTCTATTGTTTGCCATGATGCGACAATCTCATAAAGTTGAAACATTCAAACATACACAATCATTATTGGATGGACTGCACGCCAAATACAATACATCTACAGGTGATATTGTTGTCGGTGATGATGAATGGGGACATTTGCAACTTGACGCGACATCTATCTTTTTATTGATGTTGGCACAAATGACCGCCAGCGGATTATCAATTATTTTTACATTGGATGAAGTTAACTTTGTCCAAAACTTAGTTTATTATATTGGTCGAGCTTACCGCACACCAGATTTTGGCATTTGGGAACGGGGAAATAAAATTAATCATGGTAGTGCAGAATTAAACGCCAGTTCTTTGGGAATGGCTAAAGCAGCTTTAGAATCTATAAATGGACTGAATTTATTTGGTGTTCATGGTAGTCAAGCATCAGTAATTCATGTTTTACCAGATGAAATCGCTAGAGCCAGAATTACTTTAGAATCATTATTACCCAGAGAATCAGGTTCTAAGGAAATTGATGCGGCGTTATTAAGTATTATTAGTTATCCTGCTTTTGCTGTCAAAGATGAGCAATTGCGAGAACGCACATTTAATGAAATTATTCATAAACTAGCAGGAAAATATGGTTGTAAACGGTTTTTAAAGGATGGACATCAAACCGTTTTAGAAAATAGCGATCGCTTACACTATGAACCTAGTGAACTTAAACAATTTGAAAATATTGAATGTGAATGGCCATTATTTTTCACTTATTTAGTTCTTGATGGTTTATTTCGCGGTGAACAAGCACAAGTTGAGAAATATCAAACACTTTTAAAATCATTGTTGGTAGAAGAGAATGGATTACAGCTATTACCAGAAATTTATTATGTCCCCGAAGAAAATATAGAAGCTGAAAAATTAGATCCTCAATCTCAGTTACGTTTACCTAATGAAAATATTCCTTTAGTTTGGGCGCAAAGTTTATATTATTTGGGTGAAATGTTAAGCGAAGGCTTAATCTCACTAGGAGATATTGATCCTTTAGGAAGACATTTGAACGTCGGTAAAAATAGAAGTTCTTTAGTACAAATTGCCTTAATTGCAGAAGATGAAACGCTGCAAGAACAATTAGAAGTATATGGAATTGAAACCCAAACACCTACCCAATTAGTACCAATTCAAGTGAGAAAATCTGAAGAACTTTCCCAGATTTATACACAAATTGGCAGAAATGATCAACTAGGTTTAACAGGTCGTCCTTTACGCAGACTCAGAAGTTTGACAACATCAAGATTCTTTCGGATTCAAGATCAAACGGTTGTCTTTTTACCATCATTTCTAGATTCACAGCAATTTTATTTAACTCTAGATTCTCATTTTTTATTAGATGAAATTAGAGGAGAATTAGCTTATATTCAAAAATACTGGAGTGAGTTAGGTCGTCCGACTTTAACTTTAATGATTACGCGGACAATGCTAGAAACTGGTTCTCAAGCATTATTAGAATTAATGCAAGAACTCAAAGATGGTATTTGCAATGGAGTCAAGGTAAAATTAGGAAAACTCAATCAATTAATGCTGACAGCAGCAATTCAAAGAGTTGATTTTTTATCAGATACAATATTATCTCAGTCTCCAGTTACAAATCGGGGAATCCGTTGTTATTACCTGACTTCGCATTTAGAAAAAAGTTGGTGTTTGGGACATACCCAAGAATTCCAAATGGAATGTGAGACTAACTTAGATTTATTATTAGACTATTTACGCTCATCAGAAAATATTTATGAGCAAATTGAATTACTGCAAACTTTAACTCGGTTACAGGGTTTAGAATTTGATACAGGATATGCAGGTCCTAGTCATACTGTCACTGTCGCTGATTTACTCGATGAAGTCTATACCAAAGCCGGAGATATGGGAATTTGGGCGGTAGTGCGACGGGCTGCGGGTTTACGCCAAATGCTGGATATTGGCTTATCAGAAGCGGTAACGAGTATTTTAGTCCAAGGTAAGCAAATTGCAGTGGGTAGGGCTTACAGTCAGGCTTCCTTGATGGTTGTCCCCATGCCTGGAAATGAGATTGTGGAGAAAATTAATAACTTCTGTCGTGAGGATATCCGCGATCGCGTTTTAACGCAAGAAGTATTAATTTATCTCGGTGTCTTAATCAAATCCGAACCAGAATTATTTCGCGGATTTTTAACATTAAGAGTCGGTTATTTGATTCTGTTAATTACCAGCGAAATTGCTAGAGAATTTAACCTGACCCAAGATGAGGCTTATGAACAATTAATGCAATTATCACCTTTTGAAGTGAAAATGCGTTTACGTCAAGTATTAACTGGATATAGTGGCGTAAGTAGTTTATTACGTCAACAGGAATTATTGCACGTCAAACAAAAAGAAAGTGATATTGCTTGGGTTTTCTTACCTGTAATTCGTGAAGAAATAGAAGTTCCTGCTGATGGTTGGCGCAGATTTCGTCAAGCTGAGGGCGCACTGAATCGAGTACCCAAGGACTTTTTTAAACAAGTTTGGCTATTAATGCAGCATTGTAAAGGTTTAGTAATTGGCGATAAATTGGAAAGAAGAAATCGCTTAGAAAGTGAAGTTATGCTTTCAGAAATGACAGCAGGAGAAAGAAATTTTGCTTTATTAGTGGAACATTTACTAAATAAAATTGAAGCCCCAGAATATCGTCAAGTCAATGTGGAAGCCTTGATGGAATTGGCTACAATCGTGGCTAATAATCCTAGCTTGCAAGTTGAAGAATATATAGTTTTAGATGTCTTAATTGGTCACGCAGTGCGGTTAGCATGGCTAGAAAATCATCCCCATAGGAGCGATCGCTATGATGAAGATAAATCTCATGCCTGGCCATCATTTTATAATAGTTCTCCTCAAGATTGCGCTAATTATATTTTGAAGGCGTTTAGGTTCTTGACTGAGTTTGTGGAGGATATTTAG
- a CDS encoding DUF4276 family protein, with translation MIRLYLFAEGPTEQTFADNILKPHLAQYGVFLDKIILIAHSRKKGKAHRGGSGYGDYQPMRDDILRFLKQEKGTNVFFTTMIDLYAIHYNLPGLAEAEIMRQNPIKRVEFLEKGFADDIVDPRFIPYIQLHEYEAYLFADPTCFESFYDNCSDQVAILKTIADGYETPELINDSRETAPSKRIIAQFPDYKRAKSTYGPLLAESIGLEVIRSKCPHFNLWLSRLELLGK, from the coding sequence GTGATCCGACTCTATTTATTTGCTGAAGGACCAACTGAACAAACATTTGCTGATAACATCCTGAAACCACACCTTGCTCAATATGGTGTTTTTTTGGACAAGATTATACTGATTGCTCACTCAAGAAAAAAGGGTAAAGCTCATCGTGGTGGTAGTGGTTATGGTGACTATCAGCCCATGAGGGACGACATTTTGCGTTTTCTCAAGCAGGAGAAAGGAACTAATGTATTCTTTACTACCATGATTGATTTGTATGCAATTCATTATAATTTACCGGGATTAGCTGAAGCTGAGATTATGCGCCAAAATCCCATAAAACGAGTCGAATTTTTGGAGAAAGGCTTTGCTGATGATATTGTTGATCCACGATTCATACCGTACATTCAATTGCATGAATATGAAGCTTACCTTTTTGCTGATCCTACTTGTTTTGAGTCCTTTTATGATAATTGCTCAGATCAGGTGGCAATTCTCAAGACTATTGCTGATGGCTATGAAACCCCTGAATTGATTAATGATAGCAGGGAAACAGCCCCCAGTAAACGTATTATTGCCCAATTTCCTGATTATAAAAGAGCAAAATCTACTTATGGACCACTATTAGCTGAATCAATTGGACTAGAAGTCATTCGGAGTAAATGTCCTCACTTTAATTTATGGCTTTCACGACTCGAATTATTGGGTAAATAA
- a CDS encoding AAA family ATPase gives MLQRVIINGFKSMKTMDLELRPLNILIGANGAGKSNLISFFKMLNEMMRDKLQEYIGISGYAQSLLYFGPKVTPQIEAQLEFEVENGMDTYNLRLFHAAGDTLIFGEETLSFLQKGWSSPRTDSLGVGHKETKINEAADGGMQTAKALRFLLNYSRVYHFHDTSSTAPVRLAGYIGDTRWLKPDAGNLAALLLRFRDDNNTVYQRIIKTIRLIAPFFDDFVLVPRGNHVILNWLHKGSDQVFGPHQFSDGTLRAICLTTLLLQPEDELPKLIIVDEPELGLHPYALNVVAAMFGKASYHTQILISTQSSSFLDNFNPEDVITVDRVGKESQFKRLNPEELEPWLEEYSLGEVWEKNIMGGGPH, from the coding sequence ATGCTACAACGAGTAATTATCAATGGCTTCAAGTCCATGAAGACAATGGATCTTGAGTTGCGTCCCTTAAACATATTGATTGGAGCTAATGGAGCAGGTAAAAGTAATCTCATCTCGTTTTTTAAGATGTTGAATGAGATGATGCGCGATAAACTTCAAGAATATATCGGTATATCGGGTTACGCTCAGTCCCTATTATACTTTGGACCGAAGGTAACACCGCAAATCGAGGCACAACTAGAGTTTGAAGTCGAGAATGGAATGGATACCTACAACCTGCGTTTGTTCCATGCCGCAGGTGATACACTGATTTTTGGCGAAGAGACATTGAGTTTTTTGCAAAAGGGTTGGTCATCTCCAAGAACCGACTCATTGGGTGTAGGACATAAAGAGACAAAAATCAATGAAGCAGCGGACGGTGGTATGCAAACAGCCAAAGCACTCAGATTCTTACTCAACTATTCCCGTGTTTATCACTTTCATGATACATCTTCCACTGCCCCAGTTCGTCTAGCTGGTTATATTGGTGACACTCGCTGGTTAAAGCCCGATGCGGGAAATTTAGCTGCTTTACTCCTCCGATTCCGCGACGATAATAATACAGTCTATCAGCGTATTATTAAAACTATCCGTTTAATTGCCCCATTTTTCGATGATTTTGTTCTTGTACCTAGAGGGAATCATGTTATTCTCAACTGGCTGCACAAAGGATCAGATCAAGTGTTTGGTCCACACCAATTTTCGGACGGTACTTTGCGTGCTATCTGCCTAACCACCTTGCTTTTGCAGCCAGAAGATGAACTTCCAAAACTAATAATTGTTGATGAACCGGAACTTGGTCTTCATCCCTATGCGCTTAATGTTGTAGCTGCGATGTTTGGTAAGGCTTCCTATCATACACAAATTCTCATCAGCACCCAATCTAGTTCTTTTTTAGATAACTTTAATCCTGAAGATGTAATTACGGTAGATAGAGTGGGTAAGGAATCGCAATTTAAACGGTTAAATCCTGAAGAATTAGAACCTTGGCTTGAAGAATATAGTTTAGGAGAAGTTTGGGAGAAAAATATCATGGGTGGAGGTCCACACTAG
- a CDS encoding cysteine desulfurase, with amino-acid sequence MQIYLDYSATTPTRPEAIAIIEETLAQQWGNPSSLHEWGNRAALVVETARIQVAGLINAVPESIIFTSGGTEADNLAIMGVARCYTVPQHIIISSVEHSAISEPAKMLENWGWEITRLGVNHQGRVNPEDLKAALRDNTVLVSVIYGQSEIGTVQPIAELRKITQIHGALFHTDAVQVAGRLPIDVQTLSVDLLSLSSHKLYGGLGAGALYVRPGVELKPLLGGGGQENGMRSGTQAMPAIAGFGVAAELAGKELEMETGRLIQLRDRLFGILADVPGLIPTGDKIHRLPHHLSFYLEAADGEKISGKTLVRQLNLAGIGISAGAACNSGKLSPSPILLAMGYSQKAALGGIRLTLGKQTTAADIDWTGMVFKQVLERVINIFV; translated from the coding sequence ATGCAAATATATCTAGATTACAGTGCAACTACTCCAACTCGTCCAGAAGCGATCGCTATCATAGAAGAAACCCTAGCTCAACAATGGGGTAATCCTTCCAGTTTACACGAATGGGGCAACCGCGCCGCTTTAGTTGTGGAAACAGCTAGAATCCAAGTTGCAGGTTTAATTAACGCTGTTCCCGAATCAATTATTTTCACTTCCGGGGGAACAGAAGCAGACAACTTAGCAATTATGGGGGTAGCGCGATGTTATACCGTCCCCCAGCATATTATCATTTCTAGTGTTGAACATTCCGCTATTTCCGAACCGGCGAAAATGTTAGAAAATTGGGGTTGGGAAATTACCCGTTTGGGTGTAAATCATCAAGGAAGAGTCAACCCTGAAGATTTAAAAGCCGCTTTACGAGATAATACCGTTTTGGTATCTGTGATTTATGGACAAAGTGAAATAGGAACAGTCCAACCCATTGCTGAATTAAGGAAAATTACTCAAATACACGGTGCTTTATTTCATACAGATGCAGTGCAAGTTGCTGGACGTTTGCCCATAGATGTACAGACTTTATCTGTAGATTTATTGAGTTTATCTAGTCATAAATTATATGGTGGTTTGGGTGCAGGGGCTTTATATGTACGTCCTGGTGTAGAATTAAAGCCGTTGCTGGGTGGGGGTGGACAGGAAAACGGAATGCGTTCAGGGACGCAAGCAATGCCCGCTATTGCTGGATTTGGGGTGGCTGCGGAGTTAGCAGGGAAAGAATTAGAGATGGAAACAGGGAGATTGATCCAATTACGCGATCGCCTTTTTGGTATCTTAGCAGATGTTCCTGGTTTAATTCCCACAGGTGACAAAATTCACCGTCTACCCCATCATCTTAGTTTTTATTTAGAAGCTGCGGACGGAGAAAAAATCAGCGGTAAAACTTTGGTACGTCAGTTAAATTTAGCCGGAATTGGTATTAGTGCCGGTGCTGCTTGTAATAGTGGGAAATTAAGCCCCAGTCCGATTTTATTAGCTATGGGATATTCTCAAAAAGCGGCTTTAGGGGGAATTAGATTAACATTAGGAAAACAAACAACAGCAGCGGATATTGATTGGACGGGAATGGTTTTCAAACAGGTTTTGGAGAGGGTTATAAATATTTTTGTTTGA
- a CDS encoding Uma2 family endonuclease, whose amino-acid sequence MYQTDPPGSPQEVLPTMYDLKSEDPEEKGLPDQFHLLQPRLLDETFNSPTYPSDKIFTASDMNLYYDPNHPNWYKRPDWFVSVGVSPLYKNGDLRLSYVIWQEGITPFIIVELLSPGTEKEDLGQTLRDVEKPPTKWEVYEQILRIPYYAIFDRYSYTFRMFKLDGGRYAEIDLSSSDSHFWIPEIELGLGVWEGIYNNIQQPWLRWYDVSGNWVLTPTEQERKLKERLIEQLKALGVEPDI is encoded by the coding sequence ATGTATCAAACTGATCCACCAGGTTCTCCCCAGGAAGTGTTACCGACAATGTATGATCTTAAAAGTGAAGATCCAGAGGAGAAAGGTTTGCCAGATCAATTTCATTTATTACAACCCCGTTTATTAGATGAAACTTTTAATTCTCCTACCTATCCTAGCGACAAAATATTTACTGCTAGTGATATGAATTTATATTATGATCCAAATCATCCAAATTGGTACAAAAGACCAGATTGGTTTGTATCTGTGGGTGTTTCTCCCCTTTATAAAAATGGTGATTTACGACTGAGTTATGTAATTTGGCAAGAGGGAATTACTCCTTTTATTATCGTTGAATTGCTATCACCAGGAACAGAAAAAGAAGATTTAGGACAGACTTTGCGAGATGTGGAAAAACCGCCAACAAAGTGGGAAGTTTATGAACAGATTTTAAGGATTCCTTATTATGCTATTTTTGACCGTTATAGTTATACATTTAGAATGTTTAAATTAGATGGTGGTCGTTATGCGGAAATAGATTTATCATCATCAGATTCTCATTTTTGGATACCAGAAATAGAATTAGGTTTGGGTGTTTGGGAAGGAATTTATAATAATATTCAGCAGCCTTGGTTACGCTGGTATGATGTTTCTGGTAATTGGGTTTTGACTCCGACGGAACAGGAAAGAAAACTAAAAGAAAGGTTGATAGAACAGTTAAAGGCGCTTGGTGTTGAACCGGATATTTAA
- a CDS encoding Rpn family recombination-promoting nuclease/putative transposase translates to MRRDSIFYYLFQTYPTLLFELLPNPPANAANYRFDSVAVKEPKFEIDGVFLPPETETPGVVYFCEVQFQKDERLYERLFGELFLYFYRNRERFQDWQAVLIYPTRSKEQGDIHPYRALLSSEQVHRVYLDELGEFEELPLDVSLLVLTTLKQNKAPVAARYLINRCQQELQEPAARRGIMEIITTIISYRFIRLSRVEIEAMLGISFQQTRLYEELREEATELGMQQGIQQGKQQGKQEGEVNLILRLLSKRFGKIPSQLKMQIEKLSLEQLEALTEVFLDFASLDDLVVWLQTLEVSEN, encoded by the coding sequence ATGCGACGTGACTCTATTTTCTATTATTTATTTCAAACATATCCAACGTTACTGTTTGAATTATTGCCAAATCCTCCCGCAAATGCGGCTAATTATCGCTTCGATTCGGTAGCAGTAAAAGAACCAAAGTTTGAAATTGACGGGGTGTTTCTACCACCAGAAACCGAAACTCCTGGTGTTGTTTATTTTTGTGAAGTGCAATTTCAAAAAGATGAACGACTGTATGAGCGGTTATTTGGGGAATTATTTCTCTATTTTTACAGAAATAGGGAACGTTTTCAAGATTGGCAAGCGGTGTTAATTTATCCAACTCGGAGTAAGGAACAGGGGGATATTCACCCCTATCGCGCACTTTTGAGTTCGGAACAAGTTCATCGAGTATATTTGGATGAGTTGGGAGAATTTGAGGAATTACCCCTTGATGTCAGTTTGTTGGTATTGACAACTCTAAAACAAAACAAAGCCCCAGTAGCAGCACGATATTTAATCAATCGTTGTCAGCAGGAGTTACAAGAACCAGCAGCTAGACGTGGCATAATGGAAATAATTACCACGATTATTTCTTATCGGTTTATTCGTTTAAGTCGTGTGGAGATAGAAGCAATGTTAGGCATAAGTTTTCAGCAAACTCGCTTGTATGAAGAACTCAGAGAAGAAGCTACCGAATTAGGTATGCAGCAAGGTATACAGCAAGGTAAACAACAAGGTAAACAGGAGGGGGAAGTAAATCTGATCCTGCGGTTGTTATCTAAAAGATTTGGGAAAATTCCTAGTCAGCTAAAAATGCAGATTGAGAAGTTATCTCTGGAGCAATTGGAAGCTTTAACTGAGGTGTTTTTAGATTTTGCGAGTTTAGATGATTTGGTTGTTTGGTTGCAAACTTTAGAAGTTTCTGAGAATTAG
- a CDS encoding bifunctional orotidine-5'-phosphate decarboxylase/orotate phosphoribosyltransferase — protein MKFYDKLNGAIAQNQSLLFVGLDPNPEMLPERYSQKSDPKSMIHSLWNWLEFTISQTSDLVCAYKPTLGFYAALGIPGWELLEKTLKAIPAHIPIILDAKHSDLNTSTIFAKTVFEEWQIDAITLSPYAGQDHVAPFLVYPDKAVFILCTTSNPGAVILQQYPTAESPFYLQVVKEAKNWGTPEQLGLEVGTIQPNILAKIRKEAPERVILARSIWSEGGNLKNLLSAGLNYNGDGLLLPVSQDMLGSENLCTQLQSLRAEINHLRTEISQENSTCFVWFSDVCLLNKHPLLDLILQLYDIGCIMFGEFVQASGATFPYYIDLRKIISNPQIFHQIVIAYAEILKDLTYDRIAGIPYGSLPTATGLSLHLNSPMIFPRKEVKAHGTRKVIEGNFNPGEVVVIVDDILISGKSVMEGAEKLKYAGLNVNDIVVFMDHEQGVKDRLRENGYQAHAVLTISEITETLYAAGRISEKQFKTLSEIN, from the coding sequence ATGAAATTTTACGATAAATTGAATGGGGCGATCGCTCAAAATCAGAGTTTGCTATTTGTAGGACTAGATCCTAATCCAGAAATGCTCCCTGAACGATATTCCCAGAAATCAGATCCCAAAAGTATGATTCATAGTCTGTGGAATTGGTTAGAATTTACTATTTCCCAAACCAGTGATTTAGTATGTGCCTATAAACCAACTCTGGGATTTTACGCAGCTTTAGGTATTCCAGGATGGGAATTATTAGAAAAAACTTTAAAAGCTATTCCTGCCCATATTCCGATTATATTAGATGCCAAACATAGCGATCTTAATACTAGTACAATTTTCGCTAAAACTGTTTTTGAAGAATGGCAAATTGATGCGATTACATTGAGTCCTTATGCAGGACAAGATCACGTAGCACCCTTTTTAGTTTATCCCGATAAAGCCGTTTTTATTTTGTGTACAACTTCTAATCCAGGTGCAGTGATTTTGCAGCAATACCCTACAGCGGAATCCCCTTTTTATTTACAAGTAGTTAAAGAAGCAAAAAACTGGGGAACACCTGAACAACTGGGTTTAGAAGTAGGAACTATTCAGCCAAATATTTTAGCAAAAATTCGCAAAGAAGCACCAGAAAGAGTAATTTTAGCCCGCAGTATTTGGTCTGAAGGTGGTAATCTTAAAAATTTGCTATCAGCGGGATTAAATTATAATGGTGATGGGTTACTTCTTCCCGTTTCTCAAGATATGTTAGGAAGTGAAAATCTATGTACACAACTGCAATCTTTAAGGGCGGAAATTAATCATCTCAGAACTGAAATTTCCCAAGAAAACTCCACTTGTTTCGTCTGGTTTTCCGATGTTTGTTTGTTAAATAAACACCCGCTTTTAGATTTAATTCTACAACTTTATGACATTGGTTGTATCATGTTTGGTGAATTTGTCCAAGCTTCTGGAGCTACGTTTCCCTATTATATAGACCTCCGCAAAATCATTTCCAATCCCCAAATATTTCATCAGATAGTAATTGCTTATGCAGAGATTCTCAAAGACCTAACTTATGATAGAATAGCCGGTATTCCTTATGGTTCTTTACCCACTGCTACTGGATTATCATTACATCTAAATTCCCCGATGATTTTTCCCCGCAAAGAAGTAAAAGCACACGGAACCCGCAAGGTAATTGAAGGTAATTTTAATCCTGGAGAAGTTGTTGTCATTGTTGATGATATTTTGATCAGTGGTAAAAGCGTAATGGAAGGAGCAGAAAAGTTAAAATATGCAGGATTAAATGTCAATGATATTGTAGTATTTATGGACCATGAACAAGGTGTAAAAGACAGATTGCGAGAAAATGGTTATCAAGCACACGCAGTTTTAACAATTTCTGAAATTACAGAAACTTTATATGCAGCAGGACGTATTAGTGAGAAACAATTTAAAACTTTATCTGAAATAAATTAG